The following coding sequences are from one Alosa alosa isolate M-15738 ecotype Scorff River chromosome 13, AALO_Geno_1.1, whole genome shotgun sequence window:
- the LOC125305721 gene encoding protein lifeguard 2-like, with product MATDSTHSGWNPLANNTNYNNFKYPRAQCGNYGKGNNDSRGNISVITPRITRERPENQAYAMPPTDYGKANNDSRGNIPVITPRITLGKPENQAYAMPPTGYGKANNDSRGNIPVITPRITLGKPENQAYAMPPPDYGKGNISVITPRITRGRPENQAYAMPPPDYGKGNISVITTRITLGKPEADTMPPPDYTHGLEEILEENCFSDASIRRGFVRKVYFTLTIQLLITVGIICAFLYWNDLKIWTLKTYWFTLATGSATLVIIMVLGFCGDIRRKIPLNYILLGLFTIVEGLMLGSVTVFFSAEPVLWAVGATAFVCFTLTLFTLQTKWKFAGCNGFLWVLFWSLISFGILCAILRSQYVNIVYAWLGTALFSVYLVVDTQLILGGNHKHSVDPEEYIFAALTLYLDIVLIFLYILQLFGQSES from the exons ATGGCCACTGATAGCACACATAGTGGGTGGAATCCCCTAGCCAACAACACCAACTACAACAACTTTAAGTACCCCCGAGCCCAGTGTGGCAATTATGGAAAAGGGAACAATGATAGCAGAGGGAACATCTCCGTGATCACCCCAAGGATCACCCGAGAAAGGCCTGAGAACCAGGCATATGCCATGCCACCAACAGACTATGGAAAAGCGAACAATGATAGCAGAGGGAACATCCCTGTTATCACCCCAAGGATCACCCTAGGAAAGCCTGAGAACCAGGCGTATGCCATGCCACCAACAGGCTATGGAAAAGCGAACAATGATAGCAGAGGGAACATCCCTGTTATCACCCCAAGGATCACCCTAGGAAAGCCTGAGAACCAGGCGTATGCCATGCCTCCACCAGACTATGGAAAAGGGAACATCTCCGTGATCACCCCAAGGATCACCCGAGGAAGGCCTGAGAACCAGGCATATGCCATGCCTCCACCAGACTATGGAAAAGGGAACATCTCCGTGATCACCACAAGGATCACCCTAGGAAAGCCTGAGGCCGATACTATGCCACCACCAGACTATACTCATGGATTAGAGGAAATCCTAGAGGAAAACTGTTTTTCAGATGCGTCAATCAGAAGag GTTTTGTGAGAAAGGTCTACTTCACTCTGACAATTCAGCTGTTGATCACTGTTGGAATAATCTGTGCTTTCCTGTACTG GAATGATCTAAAGATATGGACACTGAAGACCTACTGGTTCACTCTGGCCACAGG GTCAGCAACTTTAGTCATCATTATGGTGCTAGGATTCTGTGGTGACATTCGTCGAAAAATACCCTTGAATTACATACTCTTGGGCCTgttt ACAATTGTAGAGGGTCTCATGCTCGGTTCAGTTACCGT GTTTTTCAGTGCTGAGCCTGTGCTTTGGGCTGTTGGAGCGACTGCATTTGTGTGCTTTACACTGACCCTGTTTACTCTGCAGACCAAA TGGAAGTTTGCTGGGTGCAATGGTTTTCTGTGGGTTCTGTTTTGGTCACTGATCTCCTTTGGAATCCTATGTGCCATTTTACGATCACAG TATGTCAACATTGTGTATGCTTGGCTGGGGACTGCACTCTTTTCTGTG taCCTGGTGGTGGATACCCAGTTGATTCTAGGTGGAAACCACAAACACAGCGTTGACCCAGAAGAGTACATCTTTGCAGCTTTGACTCTTTATTTGGACATAGTCCTAATATTCCTGTATATACTTCAGTTGTTTGGACAAAGCGAAAGTTAG